From Actinosynnema mirum DSM 43827, a single genomic window includes:
- a CDS encoding acyl carrier protein, with the protein MTGVHVSGGARVDEGAIALRIKEVLAGVLGAPELVERITDATNVVQDLGINSIQMINFLLALEDAFDVELEFEELSFEQLESLPEIRRFVVAAMPDSP; encoded by the coding sequence GTGACCGGTGTTCACGTGAGCGGCGGCGCGCGGGTCGACGAGGGCGCGATCGCGCTGCGGATCAAGGAGGTGCTCGCCGGGGTGCTCGGGGCGCCCGAGCTGGTCGAGCGCATCACCGACGCGACGAACGTCGTGCAGGACCTGGGGATCAACTCCATCCAGATGATCAACTTCCTGCTGGCGCTGGAGGACGCGTTCGACGTCGAGCTGGAGTTCGAGGAGCTGAGCTTCGAGCAGCTGGAGTCGCTGCCGGAGATCCGGCGGTTCGTCGTGGCCGCGATGCCGGACTCGCCGTGA
- a CDS encoding radical SAM protein, translating into MHPRTARTLNQKEFHDLRRTVAIRAETRRNVEVDATYATPLPREVSLQLTYKCNLRCNHCYQWNDQGFFHDFSKVKQRTELDLDIVDDVLRTTDDTRAKVFLWGGEPLMHSRFGEIAKLLARTPRTVNLCTNALLIKRNLEHLLTIGPGLNVLVSLDGLGADHEALRGKGTFPRTIDNVRLLLDLQKSGEYQGEVSLSCMVSNETVGSMREFMEWAEELGVNSVYFQFPWFISPEVASAMDDMYAENFAWLNPPAPGTTPTWHSYTYRIEPGLIGALRRSMAELAERTWNVRIRYQPQLEPDEVEDFVLGASRPAQKRNRCLAVSNRLEVHADGKVSSCKFFPEFVIGDLHESGVAQVWQGEAFRRVRTVLRGTSLMPVCSKCILLYLNGV; encoded by the coding sequence GTGCACCCCAGAACCGCCCGAACGCTCAACCAGAAGGAGTTCCACGACCTCCGGCGCACGGTGGCCATCCGCGCCGAGACCCGGCGCAACGTCGAGGTCGACGCGACCTACGCGACACCGCTGCCCAGGGAGGTCAGCCTCCAGCTGACCTACAAGTGCAACCTGCGGTGCAACCACTGCTACCAGTGGAACGACCAGGGGTTCTTCCACGACTTCAGCAAGGTCAAGCAGCGCACCGAGCTGGACCTGGACATCGTCGACGACGTGCTGCGGACGACCGACGACACCCGCGCCAAGGTGTTCCTGTGGGGCGGGGAACCGCTGATGCACAGCCGGTTCGGCGAGATCGCGAAGCTGCTGGCGCGCACGCCCCGCACGGTCAACCTGTGCACCAACGCGCTGCTGATCAAGCGGAACCTGGAGCACCTGCTGACCATCGGGCCGGGGCTCAACGTGCTGGTCAGCCTGGACGGGCTCGGGGCCGACCACGAGGCGCTGCGCGGCAAGGGGACCTTCCCGCGCACCATCGACAACGTGCGGCTGCTGCTGGACCTGCAGAAGAGCGGCGAGTACCAGGGCGAGGTCTCGCTGTCCTGCATGGTCAGCAACGAGACCGTGGGCTCCATGCGCGAGTTCATGGAGTGGGCCGAGGAGCTGGGCGTCAACTCGGTCTACTTCCAGTTCCCGTGGTTCATCAGCCCGGAAGTGGCCTCGGCGATGGACGACATGTACGCGGAGAACTTCGCCTGGCTCAACCCGCCCGCGCCGGGGACCACGCCCACCTGGCACTCGTACACCTACCGGATCGAGCCGGGGTTGATCGGCGCCCTGCGGCGGTCCATGGCGGAGCTGGCCGAGCGGACCTGGAACGTGCGCATCCGGTACCAGCCGCAGCTGGAGCCCGACGAGGTCGAGGACTTCGTGCTGGGCGCCTCGCGGCCCGCGCAGAAGCGCAACCGGTGCCTGGCGGTGTCGAACCGGCTGGAGGTGCACGCCGACGGCAAGGTCAGCTCGTGCAAGTTCTTCCCCGAGTTCGTCATCGGCGACCTGCACGAGAGCGGCGTCGCGCAGGTGTGGCAGGGCGAGGCGTTCCGCAGGGTCCGGACGGTCCTGCGCGGCACCAGCCTCATGCCCGTGTGCTCCAAGTGCATCCTCCTCTACCTGAACGGGGTCTGA
- a CDS encoding condensation domain-containing protein yields the protein MPRTWPASPFQHTIMTNDETIPSGSTGPHMTMSISALVTGGLDVDLLDAAYDDLVARNDVLRTTLEPDGAEWAQRVHPHRTARLHRTGAAASEAQSCVDAWSREPVPIDRPPLVRGQVVALDDGSHLVNLVFHHVHTDPPSLVLAVAELGALYTARLAGDPLPPPPLQYGPYSARRAAITAPTLDADRDHWRATVDGARPLDLSTGRDRSTPPSSGVLRLDVLDEREAAALEKWALRRRTTVFGTLFTAFCLAAADRSTTRDVLVNTVFEQRAHPDVRTLIGPFLHPSVLRVRVPEGATWSSMTPVVREAVGAAYARAHVPGFDVLRLHPDVIRAVETEPVGLCVFQYLPYSGLEDSFAYGPATARVLARTQAGPTGDVGLMFRLHRRSSGSVCATVTYDRRDLAEPAVRDLFADFAARLREPLAERAPRTGSPSRPRDTAAPQRDSAPVT from the coding sequence ATGCCGAGAACCTGGCCCGCGTCCCCGTTCCAGCACACGATCATGACCAACGACGAGACCATCCCCAGCGGCTCGACGGGGCCGCACATGACGATGTCCATCTCGGCGCTGGTCACCGGCGGGCTGGACGTGGACCTCCTGGACGCCGCGTACGACGACCTGGTGGCGCGCAACGACGTCCTGCGCACCACCCTGGAACCGGACGGCGCGGAGTGGGCGCAGCGGGTCCACCCGCACCGCACCGCGCGCCTGCACCGCACCGGAGCGGCGGCGTCCGAAGCCCAGTCCTGCGTGGACGCTTGGTCCCGCGAACCGGTCCCGATCGACCGCCCTCCCCTGGTGCGCGGCCAGGTCGTCGCCCTGGACGACGGCTCGCACCTGGTCAACCTGGTCTTCCACCACGTCCACACCGATCCCCCGTCGCTGGTGCTGGCCGTGGCCGAGCTGGGCGCCCTGTACACCGCCCGCCTGGCGGGCGACCCCCTCCCGCCCCCGCCCCTCCAGTACGGCCCGTACTCGGCGCGGCGGGCCGCGATCACCGCCCCCACCCTGGACGCGGACCGCGACCACTGGCGCGCCACCGTGGACGGCGCCCGCCCCCTGGACCTGTCCACGGGCCGGGACCGCTCCACCCCGCCCAGCTCGGGCGTCCTGCGCCTGGACGTGCTGGACGAGCGGGAGGCCGCAGCGCTGGAGAAGTGGGCGCTCCGCCGCAGGACGACCGTGTTCGGCACCCTGTTCACCGCCTTCTGCCTGGCCGCCGCGGACCGCTCGACCACGCGGGACGTCCTGGTGAACACCGTGTTCGAGCAGCGCGCCCACCCGGACGTCCGCACCCTGATCGGCCCGTTCCTGCACCCGTCGGTGCTGCGCGTGCGGGTCCCGGAGGGCGCGACCTGGTCGAGCATGACCCCCGTGGTGCGCGAGGCGGTCGGGGCCGCGTACGCCCGCGCCCACGTCCCCGGTTTCGACGTCCTGCGCCTGCACCCGGACGTGATCCGCGCGGTGGAGACCGAACCGGTGGGACTGTGCGTCTTCCAGTACCTGCCGTACTCCGGCCTGGAGGACAGCTTCGCGTACGGCCCGGCGACCGCCCGCGTCCTGGCGAGGACGCAAGCCGGCCCGACCGGCGACGTGGGCCTGATGTTCCGCCTGCACCGCAGGTCCTCGGGCTCGGTGTGCGCCACCGTCACCTACGACCGGCGGGACCTGGCCGAGCCCGCGGTCCGCGACCTGTTCGCCGACTTCGCGGCCAGGCTGCGGGAACCGCTCGCCGAACGCGCGCCCCGTACCGGATCACCGTCCCGCCCCCGTGATACCGCTGCGCCCCAACGGGATTCGGCCCCGGTGACCTGA